A genomic window from Silene latifolia isolate original U9 population chromosome Y, ASM4854445v1, whole genome shotgun sequence includes:
- the LOC141634541 gene encoding uncharacterized protein LOC141634541 gives MSAYRRCLSSLAGFFQLVSCSLEVLGFLLVGGVLRFFFHGSSSIGGEVLWLIWVMNRLVVVGFFIVPLSMDYHSFICNLSELFIFEEDAVNDEDLITWIMSLGEPSVSSIQLMKDRGNSLFKNGNVSLASSLYKQALNFLCFVGFLPCCDQRATSSLALSLVLNLAICELKNSQYDLACRYCKFVLHFEPSNVKTLYQRALAFKHLNQLKAAQEDFEHVLHLDPQNLEASRELVVVADRLVVNPNGKRVALSFDPLGYVTKSKKPLLCVDVADKTVAASCRTSCSSEPMVSDEVSEVSKVTTLQDHMVCETISKSDLPPPPVAMDTVPSAHSFPGKPPKYSFSNKKTS, from the coding sequence ATGTCAGCTTATCGGAGATGTCTTTCTAGTTTAGCTGGTTTCTTCCAGCTTGTTTCGTGTTCTTTGGAGGTCTTGGGTTTTCTTCTTGTCGGTGGTGTGCTGCGGTTTTTCTTCCATGGTTCATCCTCTATCGGAGGTGAAGTTTTGTGGTTGATTTGGGTGATGAACAGGTTGGTTGTAGTTGGTTTCTTCATCGTTCCTCTTTCTATGGATTATCACTCTTTTATTTGCAATCTTAGCGAGTTGTTTATTTTCGAAGAAGACGCTGTGAATGACGAGGATTTGATTACCTGGATTATGAGTTTAGGAGAGCCTTCTGTTTCCTCTATTCAACTGATGAAAGATAGAGGAAATTCTCTTTTTAAAAATGGAAATGTATCTCTTGCAAGTAGTCTCTACAAACAAGCTTTAAATTTTTTGTGTTTCGTTGGATTTTTACCCTGTTGTGATCAGCGGGCTACCTCTTCCTTAGCCCTATCCCTGGTTCTTAATTTAGCTATTTGCGAATTGAAAAACTCTCAATACGATTTGGCTTGCCGTTACTGCAAGTTTGTCTTACATTTTGAGCCATCCAATGTCAAAACCCTTTATCAGCGAGCTTTAGCTTTCAAGCATTTGAATCAACTCAAAGCTGCTCAAGAGGACTTTGAGCATGTTTTACATCTTGATCCACAAAATTTAGAAGCTAGTCGTGAGCTTGTTGTTGTGGCTGACAGACTTGTCGTGAATCCTAATGGCAAGCGGGTTGCTCTTTCTTTTGACCCGTTGGGCTATGTCACTAAAAGTAAGAAACCGCTCCTTTGTGTAGATGTGGCTGATAAGACCGTCGCAGCTTCATGTAGAACCTCTTGTTCTTCTGAACCAATGGTCAGTGACGAAGTTAGTGAAGTAAGTAAAGTTACTACTCTTCAAGATCATATGGTTTGCGAAACCATCTCTAAGTCAGACCTGCCTCCGCCTCCAGTAGCTATGGATACTGTCCCTTCTGCTCATTCCTTTCCGGGAAAGCCACCAAAATACTCCTTTTCCAACAAAAAAACAAGCTAA